DNA sequence from the Acidobacteriota bacterium genome:
AGGCCATGGGGGACCCTAGGGTTTCTGGGCGCGGATCTCGAAGCCCGCGAGGTAGTCCCGGATCCCTTCCACGATGGCGGCGGAAACCTTGGCCTGGTTGGCCGGGTCGGAGATGAAAGCCGCCTCCTTCTGGTTGCTGATGAAGCCGATCTCGAGGAGCACGGACGGGACGTTGGTCCCGATCAGCACGACGAAGGGCGCGGTTTTCACCCCCCGGTCCCGGGCGGCGGGGTCGAGCGGCCTCAGGGCCTTGCAGAGGTGGTGGTGCATCTTCCGGGCGAAGAGGCGCGACTCCTTCATCTTCTCGTACTGGGTGATCTTGCGGATGACGTCGCTGAGGTCCCCCAGGCCCTTCTCCGTGGTGGCGTTCTCGTAGGCGGCCAGCATCAGGGCGGCCCGGTCCCGGGAAAAGCCGAGGAAGAAGGTCTCCAGCCCGCCCACTTTCCGGTCCCGGCTGGCGTTGGCGTGGAGGGAGATGAAGAGGTCCGCCTTTTCCGTGTTGACGCGGGCCGTGCGCTGTTCCAGGGGGATGAAGACGTCCGCGTCCCGGGTGAGGACGACTTCGATCTCGAGGGTCGCCTCGATCTGCCGCTTCAGTTCGCGGGCGATGGCCAGGACGACGTCCTTCTCGAGGAGGCCGTCGTACCCTATGGACCCGGTGTCCTTGCCGCCGTGGCCGGGGTCGATCACGATCTTGCCGATCTTCAGGCGCATCACGCGGCTGAGGGTGGCCACGTCGATCCGTTCCGGCGGGGGTGCGCCCGGCGGCTTGACGTCCGGGCCCCCGGCGGCGGGCGGGGTCGAGACGGGCCGGGAGGGCGGCGTCACCGGCGCCGTCGCGGCCGGCGGCGGCGGCGTGGGTTGCGGGGTCGTCGGGGGAACGGCCGGCGAGGCGGCCGCGGGCTTTTTCCCGCTTCCCGAACGCCGGGGCGGCGGGGGGAGGTCCCGAACCTCGATGCCGCTGCCGATGGGGCGCCCGCCCCCCTGGAACACCTGGGCGAGCTTCTTCCGCCGCTCGAGCACCATGGCGCTCTGCTCGGGGTCGCGGATGTCGATGACGACGCTGTTGGTGTTGGGCAGGGAGAAGACGGTGTAGGAACCCGCTTTCTTGAAGTCGAGGACCACCCGGACCACCTCGGGCTTGTAGAGGGCGGCCCGGATCCCGCTGAGGTAGATGTCGTCGGGGGGGGCGATCCGCTCCTTCGTGTCCGGGCCCAGGACGGCGGGGTCGAAGTCGAAGAAGATCCGGTACGGGTTGTAGGCGGCGTCGTGGGTGTAGGTCACCCGGCCGTCGAAGTCCAGGATGACCCGCGTGTAGTCGCTGGTGGACCAGAAGCGGATGTCGGTCAGGCGGGGAGGCTTCCCGGCCGGGCCGCCCTCCCGGGGCGGTGCGGGGCCGGTCTCGGCGGTCTTGAGGGCCTTGAGTTTCCGGGAGACTTCCAGGGTGGACGCGTGCCGGGGGTATCGTTTCAGGTACGCCTCGTAAACGGCCCGGGCCTCGTCGGGGCGGTTCAGGTCCTCGGAGAGGATGTCCCCCTTGAGCTTGAGGGCTTCACGCTGGAGGGGGGAGTAGGGGTATTCCTTGAGGAGCCAGTCCAGGGACTCGATCGCCCGCTCGATCCACCGGGGCTGGTTGAAGCGTTTCCCGCCCTCCCGGCGGAGGAGGCTGGTCCGCAGGAGGGCGTTGTCGCACTCCCCCGCGCCGGGGTCGAGCCAGGGGACCTTGCGGTAGAGGCCGATGATGGACTCGTAATCCGCCTGGCGGCGCTGCTCGGGGGGGACCTGCCGGAGGGCCTGCTCCTTCTCGTCCGCCTGGGCGAAGGCCGCCTTGGTGCCTTCCCGGTCCCGGGCGGCCGTCGCGGGCCCCCACGCCAGGGCGGCGAGGAGCACCGCCGGGATGACGGTGCGGGGGAGGAGGCGTTTGCCGGTCAACATGCCCATTCTCGCTCACCAGTACTCGACGTGGTGCCGAACCAGTTCCGAAGGCGTGATCTGCTCCACTTCCTGGATGACCCGGGAGGCCTGCTGCTCCACCGAGGCCCGGGAGTTCGAAACCAGGGCCACGGCCAGCAGGGCGCGCTGCCACAGGTCCTGGAAGCCCACCTCGGCCACGGAGACGTTGAACCGCGCGCCCAACCCGTCCTTCAGCCGCCGGAGGATCATCCGCTTCTCCTTCAGGGAGTGCGCGTCGGGGAAAAAGAACTCGAAGTGCATCACCGCCACGTGGGTTTGCGCTTCCATGTCACGAATCCAGGGTTGCCTTCACCTTTTCCACGACGTAGAACTGAAGCTCGTCGTCGACCTTGATGTCGTTGTAGTTCTCGATCCCCACGCCGCACTCGTACCCCGCCTTCACCTCGGTGGTGTCCTCCTTGAAGCGCTTGAGGGAGGAGATGCGACTGTCGTAGACCACGGCGCCGCCGCGGAAGAGGCGGACCCGGCTGTCCCGCCGGATGACCCCGTCCTGGACGTAGGTCCCGGCGATGGTGCCGATCCCCGTGATCCGGAAGGTGTCGCGGACCGTGGCGGTCCCGATGACCGTCTCCCGCTGGGTGAACTCCAGAAGGCCCTCCATGGCCTTCTTGATGTCGTCGGCGATGGTGTAGATGACGTTGTAGAAGTGGATGTCCACGTTCTCGCGCTGGGCCAGGTCCTCGGCCATCTTGGAGGGCTTGACGTTGAAGCCCACCACGATGGCGTTGGAGGCCGACGCCAGCAGGACGTCGTTCTCGTTGATGGCGCCCACCGCGCTGTGAAGGATCCGGATCTTCACCTTCTCGGTGCTGAGCCGGTTCAGCAGGGTCTCGATGGCGTCCCGGGAGCCCTGCACGTCGACCTTGAGGATGATGGGCAGTTCCTTGATCTGCCCCTGCTGAAGCTTCTCGAAGAGGGTCTCCAGGCTGACGCGGGTGTCGGTTTTCCGGAGGAGTTCCTCCCGCTGCTTCTGCTGGCGGTAGAGGCTGAGCTGGCGGGCCTTGGAGATGTCGTCGGTGGCGAAGAACTTCTCGCCGGCCTGCGGCACGTTTTCGAGGCCCAGGACCATCACGGGGGTGGACGGTCCCGCCATGTCGATGCGGCGGTTGTTCTCGTCGTGCATGGCCCGGATCTTGCCGGAGATGGAGCCCGCCACGATGTAGTCGCGCTCGAAGAGGGTGCCGTTCTGCACCAGGAGGGTGGCCACGGGGCCCCGCGCCCGGTCGAGGCGGGACTCGATGACCGTCCCCATGGCCTTGGTCTGGGGGTTGGCCTTGAGTTCCTGCAGGTCGGCCACCAGGAGGATCATCTCCAGGAGGTGGTCGATGTTGATGTGCTTCTTCGCCGAGACCTCGCAGAAGACGTTCTTGCCGCCCCACTCCTCGGAAATCAGGTCGAGGGCCGCCAGGTCGTGTTTCACCCGGTCGATGTTGGCGTTGGGCTTGTCGATCTTGTTGATGGCCACGACGATGGGGACGCCGGCGGCCCGGGCGTGCTGCACCGCCTCCACCGTCTGGGGCATGACCCCGTCGTCCGCGGCGACCACCAGGACGACGATGTCCGTGATCTGCGCCCCGCGGGCGCGCATGAGGGTGAACGCCTCGTGGCCGGGGGTGTCGATGAAGGTGATCCGGCGGTCGTTGACCTCCACCTTGTAGGCGCCGATGTGCTGGGTGATCCCGCCGGCTTCCTTCGCGGCCACCATGGTCTGCCGGATGGCGTCCAGCAGCGAGGTCTTGCCGTGGTCCACGTGGCCCATGACCGTCACCACCGGGCCGCGGAAGGTGTAGTGTTCCTTGTCGCTTTCCAGGAACTCGGTTTCGAAGAGGTCCTCCTCGTAGGAGACGGACTCGACGGTGAACCCGTACTCCCGGGCGACGCCGCTCACGACGTCGGCGTCGAGGATCTGGTTGATGTTCACCATGATCCCCTTCATGAACAGGTTCTTGAGGATCTCCCGGACGGGGATGTTGAGGCGCTCGGCGATCTCCTTGACCGACAGGCCCTCGGGGAGGGTGATCTTTTCCATCTCCCGCTCGGTCCGGGTTTCGGCCCAGGCGGTCTCGACCTCTTCCCCGCGGGTGCGGCGGCGCTTCTTGAACCGGCGCTTGTGCTGGTCGGTGGGGCGGAAGAGGCTGAAGCCCTTGTCGGCCTCGCCCTGGGGGGCCGGCCCCGTGGACGTCCGCTTGAGGACCTTCCCCTTCTTCTTCTCCTTCTTGATCTCCCGGACGATCAGGCCCTCCTTCTCGGCGGGGGCGGCCGGCGGGGCGGGGAGCACCGCCTCGGCGACGGCGGTCACCTCGGCGGCGGCCGCTTCCACCGGCGGGGCCACGGGAGGCTTCTCGAGGCGGGCCTTCCGCTGGATCTCCTCGATGATCTCCTTGGACGCCTTTCGGATGACCTTCTTCTCGCCCTCCTCCACCGGAACCGCGGGCTTGGCCGCGACGGCTTCGGGGGGGGCGACCTCCTCCGGCACGGGCACGTCCTCGACGAGCTCTTCCTCGATCAGTTCCTCCGCCAGGGGGCGGACGTCGCCGGGCCGGTCGGCCTTGCGGATCTTCATGTCCTTGGACATGGCGGTCTCGAGCGGCGTCAGCTCCGGCTTCTTGGGCTTGGTCTTGACGACCTTCTTCTTGGAGATCGCCTTCGCCCGCTCGGCCTTCTTCTCCTGCTCGATCTGGAGGTTGGAGAGAAGCTTGAGGTGAGACTGGACCTTGCCCACGAAACGGGGGTCGATGGGTTGGTTGGCCGAGAAGAGCATCACCCCGATTTTCTTCAGCTCCTTCAGAATGACCTTGCTGTCGAGACGGAATTCCTCGGCCAGCTGATTGACTGTCACGTTATCCATATACGCCTCTGTTCACTCCCCGGCCCCTCGATCTCCCCTTCGGGCGCTCCGGGCCTGGCTGTTTCAACTTCCCGTTCGGGCTCCCCGAGGGGAAAACGTCATTCTTCGCTCGCGGGAGGAGGGTTCTCCGCCGCCAGCCTTTCTCCCATGTTCCGCATTTCGCCTTCGATCTCGCGACGCTTCTCCTCCTCGCTCTTGATGTCGATCTGCCACCCGATGAGGCGGGAGGCCAGGCGGACGTTCTGCCCCTTCTTCCCGATGGCGAGGGAGAGGTTGTCGTTGTCCACGATCACCTCCATGATCTTGCGCGAGGGCTCCTTGATGAGCACGCGCACGATCTCCGCCGGGCTCAGGGCGTTGACGGCGAAATCGACGGGGTCCTCGGCCCACTCGATGATGTCGATCTTCTCGCCGCGGAGTTCCTTGATGATGGTCATGATCCGGGACCCTTTCATCCCCACGCAGGCCCCCACGGGGTCCACGTCGGCTTCCCGGCTCCACACGGCGATCTTGGTCCGCTCGCCCGCCTCGCGCTCGATCCCCTTGACCACCACGGTGCTCTCGGAGATTTCCGGGACCTCCAGCATGAAGAGGTTGCGGATCAGGTCGGGGTGGGACCGCGACACGACGATCTGGGGCTCCTTCGAGGACTTGCCGACCCGCAGGACCAGCAGCCGCATGCGCTCGCCGCGGGCGTAGTTCTCGCCGTGGACCTGCTCCTTGTAGGGCAGGTAGGCCTCGGCGTCGCCCACCTCGAAGACCACGTTGCGGTCCTCGTAGCGCTTGACGATCCCCGTCACCAGGCTGTGCTCCTTGTCCTTGAAGTTGTCGAAGACCCGGTCCTTCTCGGCGTCGCGCACCCGCTGGATGATGACCTGCTTCGCGATCTGGGCCGCGATGCGCCCGAGGCCTTCCGTGGGCTTGGGGATCTCCACCACGTCGCCCTCCACCAGGGAGTCGTCCAGGGACATCGCCTCGTCTAAGCCGATCTCGACGGCGGTGTTCTCCACGTTCGCCACGATGGTCTTCACGGCGAAGATGTCGATCACGCCCGTGTCACGGTTCAGGCGCGCCTTGATGTCCTCCTTGGTCTTGAAGTACTTCTTCGCCGCCGCCACCATGGCGTCCTCGATGGCGTGGATGATCACGTCCTGGTCAAGGCTTTTCTCGCGGCTGATCTGTTCGATGGCGCTGATCAAGCTGTTTCCCATACCGAGTCCTCGTCCTTAGAATTTCACGATCAATCGGGCGGTTTCGACGTCCCCCCAGGCGAAGCGCCGCCGGGCCCCGTCCGCGGCCAGGAGGGAAAACCCCTCGTCGTCGGGCCCCTCCAGGACCCCGGTGAACCGGCGCGAGCCGTCCGCCGCGACCTTCAGGCGCAGCTCGATCTCGCGGCCGGCGTTGGCGCGGAAGTGCGCCGGCGTGTGCAGCCGGCGGTCGAGGCCCGGGGAGGACACCTCGAGGGTGTACCGGCCCGGGACGGGGTCTTCCACGTCCAGCAGCGTGCCCAGTTCCCGGCTGACCCGCTCGCAGTCCCCGACGGTCACCCCTTCCGGCCGGTCGATGGTGACGCGGAGGATGCCGCGGTGCCCGGAGGACCACTCGACGTGGTAGAGTTCCACGCCGCAGAGTTCGGCGGCTTCCCTGGCCAGGCGCTGGACGGTGTCCGTTTTCACGGGGTCTCCGGTTAAAAAAAAATGGGCGTGACGCCCACCGAAAATGGCATTATAGCCATCGCGGACCCCGGGAGCAAGCAATTTTTCTGCCCCCTTTCGGATTTCGGGACGGGGGTGGCCGCCCGGGAGCCGCCCGGGACCGAAAAAATGCGGGTGACCGTTGAACAAAAACGGCCTCCCCGCCATCCAACGAGTGTGACGGGATATTTGGAAAGGCGGTGTACCATGAAAAGCAGAATCTTCAACCTTCTCACGTTCGTCGTGGTGCTTTTCTCTTTCGGCCTGGTCCTGGGCGCGGAACGCATCCCCCGCATCAGCTACGTCGGGGGTGACGTCGCCATCCAGGTGCAGGGGGACAACGGGTGGGAAAGCGCGGACACCAACATGCCTCTCCAGGAGGGCGACCTTCTCTCCGCGGAGAAGAACGGCCTCGCGGAGGTCCAGGTGGACGACGGCAGCTTCATCCGGGTGAACCGGTCCAGCGAGCTGCGCTTCGAGCAGCTGCGCCGGGACCGGGTCCTCCTGAACATGCGCTTCGGTGACGTGATCGTCCACGTCCGGAGCAGCGCGGACTACTTCGTCCAGACCCCCCAGGGCACCGTCCGGCTCCAGCAGGAAGGGATCTACCGGGTCACGGTCGAGAACGCCAACATCGTCGAGATCCAGGTGAAATCCGGCCGGGCCCACTTCGAGAACAGCGAGGTGTCCCGGAAGGTCGCCTCCGGCCGGCGGCTGGTGGTGACCGACGGCGACGAGGAGGTCATGGGCTACCTCAGCCGGGAGGACGACTTCGACGAGTGGAGCGACGAGCGGGACTCCCGCTTCGCGTCGGTCTACCAGTCGAGCCGGTACATCCCCGCCTCGGTGAGCTACGGCGTCTACGACCTGGACACCTACGGGTCCTGGGTGAACGTGCCCAGCTACGGCTACTGCTGGCGGCCGACGTCGGTCTGGTCCGACTGGGCCCCCTACCGCTACGGCTACTGGCGGCACTGCGGGGGCTGGGGTTACACCTGGGTTTCCTACGATCCCTGGGGGTGGCTGCCGTACCACTACGGGCGCTGGTCCTACACCTCTTCGTGGGGCTGGGTCTGGCTGCCCGGCAGTTCCTGGGGGATCGACGTGTGGTGCCCGGGCGTGGTCCGGTTCTCCATGTGGGGCGGCAACGTCGGGTGGTGCCCCCTGGGCCCCGGGGACTACTACTGGGACTACTGGCGCTACGGGAACGGTTACCACCACGGCCACAACAACTACTACAACTGCGTGAACGTCAACCACAACGCGGTGACCTACGTCAACACGGACGACTTCCGCCGGGGGCGGCCCATCGGCGCGGGGGCCTACAACCGGAACCTGCTCATCGGGAACTCCGCCCGCGGCTCCCAGGCCGTCAACTTCCGGACCGACAGCAGCACCGGCCGGCAGCTCTTCCAGCGTGAACGGGTCCTGGCGGGCGCCCCCCGCATCGACCCCCTCCGGACCGCTTCCGCCGGCCGGGTCGCCTCCGGGCGGAGCCGGGACGTCAGCGCCCGCGACGGGTCAAGCTCCCCGGCCTACGGGCGCGGGTCCTCCTCCCGCTACGAGGGGCGCGGGGCGCAGCCGTCCTCCCAGGCCTCCCGGGGCAGTGCCCGGTCCGATGACACCTACACCCGCGGCGCCGGCGGTTCGCCCCGCTCCGACACGGGGAGCCGGGGCAGCCAGGGGGCCTCCTCCGACCGCGGCAACCGCGGGCGCCCGGGGGTGGAATCCGGCTCCAGCAGCGACTCGTCCCGTTCCCGGTCCTACGAGGGCTCGTCCTCCAGCCGGTCCGGGGGGTCCTCCCGCTCCGACACCTCCCGGGGGTCTTCGGGTTCCAGCCGGAGCGACTCCTCCCGGGGGTCGTCCGACACCTCCCGGGGGTCCTCGGGCTCCAGCCGGAGCGACTACTCCCGGGGGTCGTCCGATTCTTCTTCGCGCGGCTCCTCGGGGTCGAGCGGCAGCGACAGCTCCCGGGGCAACCCGGGGTCCTCCTCGACGTCCCCGTCGCGGCCCGGGCGAAGTGACAGCGACTCGTCCTACAACCGCGGCCGGTCCGGTTCCAGCGACGCCTACCCGAGCTATCGCGCTTCGGGATACGACGGTTCCTCCCGTTCCGCTTCCTCCGAATCCTCCCGGGGCTCCTATTCCACTCCGAGTTCCTCTTCCCGGTCCTCCTCCACGAGTTCCCCGTCGTACTCGCGGTCCTCCGACTCCTCGCGGTCTTCGAGCGGCTCGAGCCGCTCCTACTCGCCGCCCTCTTCTTCGTCGAGCCGGTCGTACTCGCCGCCGCCCTCGTCCTCCTCCTCGGGGCGTTCGTACTCGCCGCCGCCCTCTTCTTCGTCGAGCCGGTCGTATTCGCCGCCGCCTTCTTCTTCGAGCCGGTCCTATTCGCCGCCCCCCTCGTCCTCCTCGTCGGGGCGCTCCTACTCGCCGCCGTCC
Encoded proteins:
- a CDS encoding N-acetylmuramoyl-L-alanine amidase, producing the protein MLTGKRLLPRTVIPAVLLAALAWGPATAARDREGTKAAFAQADEKEQALRQVPPEQRRQADYESIIGLYRKVPWLDPGAGECDNALLRTSLLRREGGKRFNQPRWIERAIESLDWLLKEYPYSPLQREALKLKGDILSEDLNRPDEARAVYEAYLKRYPRHASTLEVSRKLKALKTAETGPAPPREGGPAGKPPRLTDIRFWSTSDYTRVILDFDGRVTYTHDAAYNPYRIFFDFDPAVLGPDTKERIAPPDDIYLSGIRAALYKPEVVRVVLDFKKAGSYTVFSLPNTNSVVIDIRDPEQSAMVLERRKKLAQVFQGGGRPIGSGIEVRDLPPPPRRSGSGKKPAAASPAVPPTTPQPTPPPPAATAPVTPPSRPVSTPPAAGGPDVKPPGAPPPERIDVATLSRVMRLKIGKIVIDPGHGGKDTGSIGYDGLLEKDVVLAIARELKRQIEATLEIEVVLTRDADVFIPLEQRTARVNTEKADLFISLHANASRDRKVGGLETFFLGFSRDRAALMLAAYENATTEKGLGDLSDVIRKITQYEKMKESRLFARKMHHHLCKALRPLDPAARDRGVKTAPFVVLIGTNVPSVLLEIGFISNQKEAAFISDPANQAKVSAAIVEGIRDYLAGFEIRAQKP
- a CDS encoding ribosome maturation factor RimP, which encodes MKTDTVQRLAREAAELCGVELYHVEWSSGHRGILRVTIDRPEGVTVGDCERVSRELGTLLDVEDPVPGRYTLEVSSPGLDRRLHTPAHFRANAGREIELRLKVAADGSRRFTGVLEGPDDEGFSLLAADGARRRFAWGDVETARLIVKF
- the nusA gene encoding transcription termination/antitermination protein NusA — its product is MGNSLISAIEQISREKSLDQDVIIHAIEDAMVAAAKKYFKTKEDIKARLNRDTGVIDIFAVKTIVANVENTAVEIGLDEAMSLDDSLVEGDVVEIPKPTEGLGRIAAQIAKQVIIQRVRDAEKDRVFDNFKDKEHSLVTGIVKRYEDRNVVFEVGDAEAYLPYKEQVHGENYARGERMRLLVLRVGKSSKEPQIVVSRSHPDLIRNLFMLEVPEISESTVVVKGIEREAGERTKIAVWSREADVDPVGACVGMKGSRIMTIIKELRGEKIDIIEWAEDPVDFAVNALSPAEIVRVLIKEPSRKIMEVIVDNDNLSLAIGKKGQNVRLASRLIGWQIDIKSEEEKRREIEGEMRNMGERLAAENPPPASEE
- a CDS encoding DUF503 domain-containing protein; translated protein: MHFEFFFPDAHSLKEKRMILRRLKDGLGARFNVSVAEVGFQDLWQRALLAVALVSNSRASVEQQASRVIQEVEQITPSELVRHHVEYW
- the infB gene encoding translation initiation factor IF-2, giving the protein MDNVTVNQLAEEFRLDSKVILKELKKIGVMLFSANQPIDPRFVGKVQSHLKLLSNLQIEQEKKAERAKAISKKKVVKTKPKKPELTPLETAMSKDMKIRKADRPGDVRPLAEELIEEELVEDVPVPEEVAPPEAVAAKPAVPVEEGEKKVIRKASKEIIEEIQRKARLEKPPVAPPVEAAAAEVTAVAEAVLPAPPAAPAEKEGLIVREIKKEKKKGKVLKRTSTGPAPQGEADKGFSLFRPTDQHKRRFKKRRRTRGEEVETAWAETRTEREMEKITLPEGLSVKEIAERLNIPVREILKNLFMKGIMVNINQILDADVVSGVAREYGFTVESVSYEEDLFETEFLESDKEHYTFRGPVVTVMGHVDHGKTSLLDAIRQTMVAAKEAGGITQHIGAYKVEVNDRRITFIDTPGHEAFTLMRARGAQITDIVVLVVAADDGVMPQTVEAVQHARAAGVPIVVAINKIDKPNANIDRVKHDLAALDLISEEWGGKNVFCEVSAKKHINIDHLLEMILLVADLQELKANPQTKAMGTVIESRLDRARGPVATLLVQNGTLFERDYIVAGSISGKIRAMHDENNRRIDMAGPSTPVMVLGLENVPQAGEKFFATDDISKARQLSLYRQQKQREELLRKTDTRVSLETLFEKLQQGQIKELPIILKVDVQGSRDAIETLLNRLSTEKVKIRILHSAVGAINENDVLLASASNAIVVGFNVKPSKMAEDLAQRENVDIHFYNVIYTIADDIKKAMEGLLEFTQRETVIGTATVRDTFRITGIGTIAGTYVQDGVIRRDSRVRLFRGGAVVYDSRISSLKRFKEDTTEVKAGYECGVGIENYNDIKVDDELQFYVVEKVKATLDS
- a CDS encoding FecR domain-containing protein; the encoded protein is MKSRIFNLLTFVVVLFSFGLVLGAERIPRISYVGGDVAIQVQGDNGWESADTNMPLQEGDLLSAEKNGLAEVQVDDGSFIRVNRSSELRFEQLRRDRVLLNMRFGDVIVHVRSSADYFVQTPQGTVRLQQEGIYRVTVENANIVEIQVKSGRAHFENSEVSRKVASGRRLVVTDGDEEVMGYLSREDDFDEWSDERDSRFASVYQSSRYIPASVSYGVYDLDTYGSWVNVPSYGYCWRPTSVWSDWAPYRYGYWRHCGGWGYTWVSYDPWGWLPYHYGRWSYTSSWGWVWLPGSSWGIDVWCPGVVRFSMWGGNVGWCPLGPGDYYWDYWRYGNGYHHGHNNYYNCVNVNHNAVTYVNTDDFRRGRPIGAGAYNRNLLIGNSARGSQAVNFRTDSSTGRQLFQRERVLAGAPRIDPLRTASAGRVASGRSRDVSARDGSSSPAYGRGSSSRYEGRGAQPSSQASRGSARSDDTYTRGAGGSPRSDTGSRGSQGASSDRGNRGRPGVESGSSSDSSRSRSYEGSSSSRSGGSSRSDTSRGSSGSSRSDSSRGSSDTSRGSSGSSRSDYSRGSSDSSSRGSSGSSGSDSSRGNPGSSSTSPSRPGRSDSDSSYNRGRSGSSDAYPSYRASGYDGSSRSASSESSRGSYSTPSSSSRSSSTSSPSYSRSSDSSRSSSGSSRSYSPPSSSSSRSYSPPPSSSSSGRSYSPPPSSSSSRSYSPPPSSSSRSYSPPPSSSSSGRSYSPPSSSSSSGRSYSPPPSSSSSRSYSPPPSSSGGGSSRGGSSSSSSSSSSSSSGSRDSGRHR